A stretch of the Flavobacterium aquiphilum genome encodes the following:
- a CDS encoding M20/M25/M40 family metallo-hydrolase, which translates to MKKNYSSLISVVIIFAILGLLFTFLIPTWSRDEDNKITEFSTKRALEHVHAIAKQPHYVGTQNHEVVGGYIIRELKKIGLTATVQEGYTLTDWGNLVKSKNIMCRIKGSKEGKALLLLSHYDSAPHSFSRGASDDASGVATILEGIRAFLNAKTKHQNDIIILFTDAEELGLNGAALFVTEHQWAKEVGLVLNFEARGSSGPSYMLMETNKGNSGLVSAFSKAGVHYAVSNSLMYSIYKMLPNDTDLTVFREQCDIQGFNFAFIDGHFNYHTQQDDVAHLDKNSLKHQGSYLMPLLNYFSNTDLNVTHATTDDVYFTIPFAFISYPFDWVMPMTLIAAGLLIVLVFLAKAKRMVKLGEIMKGFFPFLGSLVVSGLITYYGWKALLLLNPQYNDLLNGFTYNGHDYIAAFVLLSLSVSFFFYNVASKPKVTMNHYVVPLIFWIVLNGFLANSLRGAGFLIIPVYFGLIAFAVFVFSQKSNWIVNLICAIPALLIVAPFIEMFPVGLGLKILFGSAILTVLTFALLLPVFGAFAKKRSWSILFLLIAILFFAKAQFHSGYNSDEAKSNSLVYLYNADTNKAHWLTYDTNLDSWTKGYLGENPKGAKNFNNLKLFSKYNSEFTYATEAPIKNIAKPTISFLTDSVVGFKRYLKIQITPNRKVNRYDIFANEAMNIYNFKANGVSTLGKEGNELERNGKKILSYYVVDNEPLVLQFTINKATTFDMNLMESSFDLMSNPLFSMTPREDWMMPTPFILNDAVVITEKIKPSPKVAAPIVNPIVPKPVVADSLNVVKDSLKVK; encoded by the coding sequence ATGAAAAAGAATTATTCCTCCCTTATAAGCGTTGTCATCATCTTCGCGATTTTGGGATTGTTGTTTACTTTCCTAATACCAACTTGGTCACGCGATGAGGACAATAAAATAACGGAGTTTTCGACTAAAAGGGCTTTAGAACATGTCCATGCGATTGCCAAACAACCTCATTATGTAGGAACCCAAAACCACGAAGTGGTAGGCGGATACATTATTAGGGAACTCAAAAAAATTGGGTTAACTGCAACCGTTCAGGAAGGTTATACACTAACAGATTGGGGAAATTTGGTGAAATCCAAAAACATAATGTGCCGCATAAAAGGCTCTAAAGAGGGCAAAGCTTTGCTCCTGCTCTCTCATTATGACAGCGCACCACATTCTTTTTCGCGTGGCGCTAGCGACGATGCCTCGGGTGTGGCGACAATATTGGAAGGCATTCGCGCTTTTTTGAATGCAAAAACCAAACATCAAAACGATATTATTATTCTGTTTACCGATGCTGAGGAACTGGGCTTGAATGGTGCCGCGCTTTTTGTAACCGAACACCAATGGGCAAAAGAAGTGGGACTGGTCTTGAATTTTGAAGCCCGCGGTTCATCGGGACCAAGTTATATGCTGATGGAAACCAACAAAGGAAACTCAGGTTTAGTTTCAGCATTTTCTAAGGCCGGTGTACATTATGCGGTTTCAAATTCCCTGATGTACAGCATTTACAAAATGTTACCAAATGATACTGATTTAACCGTTTTTAGAGAACAATGCGACATTCAAGGTTTCAACTTTGCTTTTATCGACGGGCATTTTAATTACCATACACAACAGGACGATGTAGCACATTTGGACAAAAATTCACTGAAACACCAAGGCTCCTATTTGATGCCTTTACTAAATTATTTCTCGAATACCGATTTGAACGTTACGCATGCAACTACAGACGATGTTTATTTTACGATTCCGTTTGCATTTATCAGCTATCCTTTTGACTGGGTGATGCCGATGACCTTGATTGCCGCTGGTCTTTTAATTGTTTTGGTATTTCTCGCCAAAGCCAAAAGAATGGTGAAACTAGGAGAAATCATGAAAGGTTTTTTCCCGTTCTTGGGTTCTCTGGTTGTTAGCGGACTAATCACTTATTATGGTTGGAAAGCATTATTGCTCTTAAACCCACAATACAATGACTTGCTCAATGGTTTTACCTACAACGGACACGATTATATTGCAGCATTTGTATTGCTCAGCCTTTCGGTCTCTTTTTTCTTTTATAATGTTGCCTCCAAGCCAAAAGTAACAATGAACCATTATGTCGTTCCACTGATTTTTTGGATTGTTTTAAATGGTTTCCTTGCCAATAGCTTACGCGGTGCCGGGTTCCTGATTATTCCGGTTTATTTCGGTTTGATTGCCTTTGCTGTTTTTGTTTTTAGTCAAAAGTCCAATTGGATTGTAAACCTAATCTGTGCCATTCCGGCTTTGTTAATTGTCGCTCCATTTATCGAAATGTTTCCGGTAGGTTTGGGATTGAAAATATTGTTTGGTAGTGCAATTTTGACTGTTCTGACTTTTGCATTATTGCTACCTGTTTTTGGGGCTTTCGCCAAAAAAAGAAGCTGGTCCATCTTGTTCTTATTAATTGCTATTCTCTTTTTTGCAAAAGCGCAATTCCATTCGGGTTATAATTCAGACGAAGCAAAATCCAATAGTTTGGTTTATTTGTATAATGCTGATACCAATAAGGCGCATTGGTTAACTTATGACACCAATCTGGATTCCTGGACAAAAGGCTATTTGGGTGAAAACCCAAAAGGCGCAAAAAATTTCAATAATTTGAAGTTGTTCAGCAAATACAATTCGGAGTTTACCTATGCCACCGAAGCACCAATCAAAAACATTGCAAAACCAACTATTTCATTCCTTACTGACAGTGTGGTAGGTTTTAAACGCTATTTGAAAATACAAATTACTCCAAATCGCAAGGTGAATCGCTATGATATTTTTGCCAATGAAGCTATGAACATTTACAATTTTAAAGCTAACGGCGTTTCTACTTTGGGTAAGGAAGGAAACGAATTGGAAAGAAATGGTAAAAAAATATTGAGCTATTATGTAGTTGACAACGAACCTTTGGTATTGCAATTTACGATAAACAAAGCGACCACTTTCGACATGAATCTAATGGAAAGTTCGTTTGATTTAATGTCAAATCCCCTGTTTTCAATGACGCCAAGAGAAGACTGGATGATGCCAACTCCTTTTATACTTAATGATGCGGTTGTTATTACCGAAAAAATAAAACCAAGTCCGAAAGTTGCTGCTCCAATAGTAAATCCAATAGTTCCAAAACCGGTAGTCGCGGATAGTTTAAACGTAGTGAAAGACAGTTTAAAGGTGAAGTAA
- a CDS encoding rhodanese-like domain-containing protein: MEEQIKFYENKLAFEMDPSDLFDALDNGEKVIALDARKAFGFEAEHIPNAINIPHREMNPETTAHLDKDILYVTYCDGIGCNASTKGALNMARLGFKVKELIGGIEWWKFDGYATEGSNGNKEGLKFECAC, encoded by the coding sequence ATGGAAGAGCAAATAAAATTTTATGAAAATAAACTGGCGTTTGAAATGGATCCATCCGATTTGTTTGATGCTTTGGATAACGGAGAAAAGGTAATCGCTCTCGATGCCCGAAAAGCATTCGGGTTTGAGGCAGAGCATATCCCGAATGCGATTAACATTCCGCATCGCGAAATGAACCCTGAAACCACTGCCCATTTGGATAAAGACATTTTGTATGTGACTTATTGTGACGGAATCGGCTGTAATGCTTCTACCAAAGGCGCGCTGAATATGGCTAGACTAGGATTCAAAGTAAAAGAATTAATCGGCGGAATCGAATGGTGGAAATTTGATGGCTACGCTACAGAGGGAAGCAACGGAAATAAAGAAGGATTGAAGTTTGAGTGCGCTTGTTGA
- a CDS encoding LysR family transcriptional regulator codes for MEIRHLKLIKAIIEEGSITKAIDKLHLTQSALSHQLKEAEYQLGTKLFLRTNKKLIPTKAGEKVYGIANEILDKLSETELQIKEMVFGEFGEIRISTECFSSYHWLPSVLKQFHHLYPNIELKIITEATHYPLQKLLDNVIDIGIVSDQIKDDRIKYIELFQDEVMMAVSENHPWTNKKYVVAEDFANEHLIIHSLPLETVTVHQMVLAPAQVTPKKITPLPLTEASIEMVKADMGVMSMAKWALQPYLKNGDVKAVKIGKNGLKRKHFIAIRSEKQYPDYFNQFIGFLLNEINLQ; via the coding sequence ATGGAAATCAGACATCTCAAATTGATTAAGGCAATTATCGAAGAAGGAAGCATCACAAAGGCGATTGATAAACTGCATTTAACACAATCTGCCTTGAGCCACCAACTGAAAGAAGCCGAATATCAATTGGGTACCAAACTGTTTTTGAGAACCAACAAAAAACTGATTCCTACCAAAGCCGGCGAGAAAGTTTATGGAATTGCAAATGAAATCCTCGACAAACTTTCGGAAACGGAGCTTCAAATTAAAGAGATGGTTTTCGGGGAATTTGGCGAAATCCGTATCAGCACCGAATGTTTTTCCAGTTACCATTGGTTGCCTTCCGTTTTAAAACAATTCCACCATTTATATCCAAACATCGAATTGAAAATTATCACTGAAGCCACCCATTATCCGTTACAAAAACTATTGGATAATGTGATTGACATCGGAATTGTAAGTGACCAAATCAAAGATGATAGAATAAAATATATTGAACTCTTTCAGGACGAAGTGATGATGGCTGTTTCCGAAAACCACCCTTGGACCAATAAAAAATATGTGGTTGCCGAAGATTTTGCCAATGAACATTTAATTATTCATTCCCTTCCGTTGGAAACCGTTACTGTCCATCAAATGGTTTTGGCTCCAGCCCAAGTTACACCAAAAAAAATAACGCCCCTGCCCCTCACCGAAGCCTCCATCGAAATGGTCAAAGCCGATATGGGCGTGATGTCGATGGCCAAATGGGCGTTGCAGCCTTATTTAAAAAACGGCGATGTCAAAGCCGTAAAAATTGGCAAAAACGGTCTGAAAAGAAAACATTTCATCGCCATTAGATCCGAAAAACAATATCCGGATTATTTCAACCAATTCATTGGTTTTTTACTTAACGAAATCAATCTGCAATGA
- a CDS encoding GNAT family N-acetyltransferase, which yields MNYLIRDCHPEDIIRLVDLCLKHAEYERASFNPVGKEEKLKNALFGESPKLFCLIAEISGTIVGYASYTFDFSTWDAATFMYMDCLYLEEDARGFGIGEALIEKLKQIATDKNCINIQWQTPEFNKRAIKFYRRIGGIGKDKVRFFIDL from the coding sequence ATGAACTACCTGATACGGGATTGCCACCCAGAAGATATAATCAGACTAGTTGATTTGTGCCTAAAACACGCCGAATACGAAAGAGCCTCTTTTAATCCGGTTGGAAAAGAAGAGAAACTCAAAAACGCTTTGTTTGGAGAAAGCCCAAAATTATTCTGTCTAATTGCGGAAATCAGCGGAACAATCGTTGGCTATGCGAGTTATACCTTTGATTTTTCAACTTGGGACGCCGCCACTTTTATGTACATGGATTGTCTGTATCTCGAGGAAGATGCCCGTGGTTTTGGCATTGGTGAAGCTCTGATCGAAAAATTGAAACAAATTGCAACGGACAAAAACTGCATCAATATTCAATGGCAAACACCTGAATTCAACAAAAGGGCGATTAAATTTTACCGTCGCATTGGCGGGATAGGAAAAGACAAAGTGCGGTTTTTTATAGATTTATAA
- a CDS encoding SDR family oxidoreductase: MKQISILGCGWLGLPLAKALLANGFSVKGSTTSESKLSVLKSAGIEPFLLNLTPTLSSGERAEIGNTIENFLNGSETLVIDIPPKLNRKNNDTTVADDPSSLLRMIFVEKIKTLIPHLEKSAVKNVLFVSSTSVYGEVNGTITEETLPKPDTESGKQLLEVEKLLQSNSDFKTTILRFGGLIGEDRNPIKFLAGKENLENPETPINFIHLEDCIGIILKIITADSWNEIYNGVSPFHPTREAYYSQKATELGLPIPRFAHSKPSVNRLILGDKTERVLGYKFIKANL, from the coding sequence ATGAAACAAATAAGCATATTGGGTTGTGGCTGGCTGGGTTTACCTTTGGCGAAAGCCTTATTGGCAAATGGATTTTCCGTGAAAGGTTCGACCACGTCCGAAAGCAAACTTTCAGTATTAAAATCAGCGGGGATTGAACCTTTTTTGTTAAACCTCACCCCAACCCTCTCTAGCGGAGAGAGAGCCGAAATTGGAAATACTATCGAAAATTTCCTCAACGGAAGCGAGACTTTGGTTATCGACATCCCTCCCAAATTGAATAGAAAAAACAATGATACAACTGTTGCGGATGACCCTTCATCTTTGCTCAGGATGATATTTGTCGAAAAAATAAAAACCCTGATTCCACATCTTGAAAAATCGGCTGTGAAGAATGTGCTTTTTGTGAGTTCCACTTCTGTTTATGGCGAAGTCAATGGAACAATCACCGAAGAAACCCTTCCAAAACCCGATACCGAAAGCGGAAAACAGTTATTGGAAGTTGAAAAACTGCTGCAAAGCAATTCCGATTTCAAAACTACCATTCTGCGTTTTGGAGGACTCATTGGCGAAGACCGAAATCCGATTAAATTTTTGGCCGGAAAAGAAAACCTCGAAAATCCCGAAACGCCTATTAATTTTATACATCTAGAAGATTGCATTGGCATCATCCTAAAAATAATAACCGCTGATTCTTGGAACGAAATCTACAACGGCGTTAGTCCTTTTCATCCTACGAGGGAAGCTTATTATTCGCAAAAAGCAACCGAATTAGGATTGCCAATCCCTCGCTTTGCCCATTCCAAACCTTCTGTGAACAGGCTGATTTTGGGTGACAAAACGGAAAGGGTTTTGGGTTATAAGTTTATAAAAGCAAATTTATAA
- a CDS encoding CHASE domain-containing protein encodes MRHKKNRSTKNLSPLWKSSVILFIGLIITCGVSHNVNKEEEYESEKEFEVACNEIKKEISLRIDLHSQFLINASSFFEASEFVSRKEWEQFNKFSIVNENFKGVQGFGYVEIIKKEQLTKHIQDVRKEGFSQYTIYPSGSRTIYTSTVYLEPYNYRNSRALGFDMFTEPVRRKAMEQARDFNTPVLSGKVVLRQETKKDIQAGTIIYVPVYKNGPINTIAERRSAIVGWVFCPFRMDDLMRSVLAKSNLEEGEDIRVKIYDDGTIAQKSLLFDSHKNRIKSSRNSNIKTRRLSIFFDHKKWTLVFSEPMRSPFLFSEKAMMIAIGGFIICLLLFALSYSLLITKLRAKTIAARLSLDLSNKNKEYERMNDSLEKNYKKLISSKEKLKETNVELEKAKIKAEESDRLKSAFLANMSHEIRTPMNGIMGFAELLKKANLNSEEQKNYIDIIEKSGARLLNIINDIVDISKIEAGQMNAVFSETNIDEQLQYIQTFFNPEAEEKGVQLLLKKPSAEDEIIISTDREKLFAILINLVKNAIKFTTKGTIEFGYEKKDGHIEFFVKDTGIGIPKESQDAIFERFIQAHFNDKMARQGAGLGLSIAKAYVELLGGKIWVESEPEKGSIFYFTFPCIAKFEENSFVPINVLANPFDSEIAKLKILVAEDDKISRMLITKVLNSYSREILMVQTGLEAVEIYRNNPDIDLILMDMQMPQMNGYEATKEIRKFNEKVIILAQTAFALEGDKEKTIEAGCNGYISKPIKKDELSKLLQLYFGKLQKLN; translated from the coding sequence TTGAGACATAAAAAAAACCGTTCGACAAAAAACCTCAGTCCTTTGTGGAAGTCTTCGGTAATCTTATTTATTGGGCTTATAATAACTTGTGGTGTTTCTCATAATGTTAATAAAGAAGAAGAATATGAGTCCGAAAAAGAATTTGAAGTAGCTTGTAATGAAATCAAAAAAGAAATTTCCCTCCGAATTGATCTGCACTCGCAGTTTTTGATTAATGCATCTTCTTTTTTTGAGGCATCTGAATTTGTCAGTCGAAAAGAGTGGGAACAATTCAACAAATTTTCAATAGTGAATGAAAATTTTAAAGGAGTTCAGGGTTTTGGATATGTCGAAATAATCAAAAAAGAACAGTTAACGAAACACATTCAAGATGTTCGGAAAGAAGGTTTTTCGCAATACACCATCTACCCTTCGGGTTCTAGAACTATTTATACTTCCACTGTTTATCTTGAGCCCTATAATTACAGGAACAGTAGGGCCCTAGGTTTTGATATGTTTACTGAACCGGTCAGACGCAAAGCAATGGAACAGGCGCGCGACTTTAACACGCCCGTTCTGTCGGGTAAAGTGGTGCTTCGGCAGGAAACCAAAAAAGATATTCAGGCTGGAACTATAATCTATGTTCCTGTCTATAAAAATGGACCGATAAATACAATTGCTGAGCGACGTTCGGCAATCGTGGGGTGGGTTTTTTGTCCTTTTCGAATGGATGATTTAATGAGAAGTGTTTTGGCTAAATCGAATTTAGAAGAAGGCGAAGATATTCGTGTAAAGATTTACGACGATGGGACAATAGCGCAAAAATCACTTTTATTTGACAGTCATAAAAACAGAATAAAAAGCAGTAGAAATTCAAATATTAAAACTAGAAGACTATCTATTTTTTTCGATCACAAAAAATGGACATTGGTATTTTCGGAACCAATGAGAAGTCCGTTTTTGTTTTCGGAGAAAGCAATGATGATAGCAATTGGTGGTTTCATAATCTGTTTGCTGTTATTTGCATTATCCTACTCCTTACTGATTACCAAACTGCGGGCAAAAACTATTGCGGCGCGGTTAAGTTTGGACTTGTCCAACAAAAACAAGGAGTACGAAAGGATGAATGATTCACTTGAAAAAAATTACAAAAAGTTAATTTCTTCCAAAGAAAAACTAAAAGAAACAAACGTAGAATTAGAGAAAGCCAAAATAAAAGCAGAAGAAAGCGACCGACTAAAATCGGCTTTTCTCGCCAATATGAGCCATGAAATAAGAACTCCCATGAATGGAATAATGGGTTTTGCCGAATTACTGAAAAAAGCCAATCTAAACAGTGAGGAACAAAAGAACTATATTGATATTATTGAAAAAAGTGGTGCCCGTTTGCTAAACATTATCAATGACATCGTCGATATTTCAAAAATTGAGGCGGGGCAGATGAATGCCGTTTTTTCGGAAACAAATATAGATGAACAATTGCAGTACATACAAACCTTTTTTAATCCTGAAGCTGAAGAAAAGGGAGTACAGCTCCTATTGAAAAAACCTTCGGCCGAGGATGAAATAATAATAAGTACAGATCGGGAAAAGCTTTTTGCCATTCTTATCAACCTTGTCAAAAATGCCATCAAGTTTACTACCAAAGGAACAATAGAATTTGGGTATGAAAAGAAGGATGGCCATATTGAGTTCTTTGTGAAAGATACAGGAATAGGAATCCCGAAAGAGAGTCAGGATGCTATATTTGAGCGTTTTATCCAAGCTCATTTCAATGATAAAATGGCAAGACAAGGTGCGGGCTTGGGTTTGTCCATTGCAAAAGCCTATGTGGAATTACTCGGCGGTAAAATTTGGGTGGAAAGTGAACCCGAAAAAGGTTCCATCTTTTACTTTACATTTCCCTGTATAGCCAAATTCGAAGAAAATAGTTTTGTGCCAATCAATGTGTTGGCCAATCCGTTTGATAGCGAGATCGCAAAGTTAAAAATCCTTGTTGCCGAGGACGACAAAATATCGAGAATGCTTATTACAAAAGTTTTAAACTCATATAGTAGAGAAATATTAATGGTACAAACGGGTTTGGAAGCAGTTGAAATTTACCGAAACAACCCAGATATCGATTTAATTTTAATGGATATGCAAATGCCTCAAATGAATGGATATGAAGCTACAAAGGAAATAAGGAAATTCAACGAAAAAGTAATTATTTTGGCACAAACTGCTTTTGCTTTGGAAGGAGATAAAGAAAAAACAATAGAGGCTGGTTGCAACGGGTACATTTCTAAACCAATCAAAAAAGACGAATTATCAAAATTATTGCAGCTTTATTTTGGTAAACTGCAAAAGCTGAATTAG
- a CDS encoding DMT family transporter has product MRTKIQTAFKSRINAIGLPILALCWVGFFWGTTWIASKEGVRQMPGLQLAATRQFIAGFLYLCFFILKKTPWPKGKQWNTIIILSFLNFLLSNGLSTWGVKYISSGLGSIIAAMVPLWILLIKTFSGERITRMAVYGILICFGGVCFIFSEHLPDFLQPDFRFGIFISVTSTITWSFGALYTKKKAASFNPYFSVGLQMFISSICIYAIMGVTGTSIPISEIPTNSWWSIVYLVVFGSILTFAAFVYALQKLPTELSSLYAYMNPIVAILLGAFIFNEPLSMEIVFGGSITLIGLYIINYAMHKKKGNTIQIPKQ; this is encoded by the coding sequence TTGAGAACAAAAATACAAACCGCTTTTAAATCAAGAATTAATGCTATTGGGTTGCCCATTTTGGCTTTATGTTGGGTAGGTTTTTTTTGGGGAACCACTTGGATAGCATCCAAAGAAGGGGTAAGACAGATGCCGGGATTGCAACTCGCTGCAACCAGACAGTTTATCGCGGGATTTCTTTATTTATGTTTCTTTATTCTGAAAAAAACACCTTGGCCCAAAGGAAAACAATGGAACACGATCATTATTCTTAGTTTTCTCAATTTTCTTTTAAGCAACGGCCTTAGTACCTGGGGCGTAAAATACATCAGCAGTGGTCTGGGTTCGATCATTGCAGCAATGGTTCCGCTGTGGATTTTACTAATCAAAACGTTTAGTGGTGAACGAATTACCCGCATGGCAGTTTATGGAATTTTAATCTGTTTTGGAGGGGTGTGCTTCATCTTTTCAGAACACCTTCCCGATTTTCTACAACCTGATTTCCGATTTGGAATCTTCATCTCGGTAACTTCGACAATTACCTGGTCTTTTGGTGCTTTATATACCAAGAAAAAAGCCGCTAGTTTTAATCCCTATTTTAGTGTAGGATTACAAATGTTCATTTCAAGTATTTGTATTTATGCGATAATGGGCGTTACGGGAACTAGCATCCCAATCTCTGAAATCCCTACCAATTCCTGGTGGTCAATTGTTTATTTGGTTGTCTTCGGATCGATATTGACATTTGCTGCCTTTGTTTATGCACTGCAAAAACTCCCAACGGAATTGAGTAGCCTTTATGCCTACATGAACCCAATAGTCGCTATTCTTTTGGGAGCTTTTATATTTAATGAACCGCTGAGTATGGAAATTGTCTTTGGCGGAAGCATAACCTTAATTGGTCTTTACATCATTAATTATGCAATGCACAAAAAGAAAGGAAATACTATTCAGATTCCAAAACAGTAA
- a CDS encoding SCO family protein: MLSILKRYRTYIIGLLIFSAITIYLFYGALKPAKTLPIYNPADVNPELVDSTVQYVSKYHTIADFSFVNQNGKTVTQKDYEGKVYVADFFFTTCGSICPKMTTNLVDVQKAIKNNPKVMLLSHTVFPETDSVPALKAYAKKYGVIDGKWNLVTGDKKEIYTMARKSYLAVKLGKPEQLYDMVHTENFILVDQKRRVRGFYDGTKKEDIQRLIEDINWLCENEKNE; this comes from the coding sequence ATGTTATCTATTTTAAAAAGATACCGAACCTACATTATTGGCTTACTGATTTTTTCTGCCATAACGATTTACCTGTTTTACGGAGCATTGAAACCCGCTAAAACACTGCCGATTTATAATCCTGCTGATGTAAACCCCGAATTGGTGGACAGCACGGTGCAATACGTGAGCAAATACCACACTATTGCCGATTTCTCTTTTGTGAACCAAAACGGAAAAACCGTCACACAAAAAGATTATGAAGGCAAAGTTTATGTAGCCGACTTTTTCTTTACAACCTGCGGTTCGATTTGCCCTAAAATGACAACCAATCTAGTTGATGTTCAAAAAGCGATAAAAAACAATCCAAAAGTAATGTTGCTTTCCCACACCGTTTTTCCGGAAACCGACAGTGTGCCTGCATTAAAAGCGTATGCCAAAAAATACGGAGTTATAGACGGTAAGTGGAATCTAGTAACCGGTGACAAAAAAGAAATCTACACTATGGCCAGAAAATCCTATTTGGCCGTAAAACTTGGAAAACCAGAACAATTATACGACATGGTGCATACCGAAAATTTTATTTTGGTAGATCAAAAACGAAGAGTGCGAGGTTTTTATGACGGAACAAAGAAAGAAGACATCCAACGATTGATCGAAGATATTAACTGGCTTTGCGAGAATGAAAAAAATGAGTAA
- a CDS encoding FeoA family protein yields the protein MQTTIHSLKKGQKAIILDFDIDIIPLKLLEMGCLPGNEVELLQIAPFGDPLYLNINGSHLAIRIETAKQIEIELINNK from the coding sequence TTGCAAACAACGATTCATTCTCTCAAAAAAGGTCAAAAGGCCATCATATTGGATTTTGATATCGATATAATTCCATTAAAACTTCTGGAAATGGGCTGTTTACCTGGCAACGAGGTCGAATTACTTCAAATAGCTCCTTTTGGAGATCCTTTATATTTGAACATTAATGGTTCTCATCTTGCCATCCGCATCGAGACCGCCAAACAAATTGAAATAGAACTCATTAACAACAAATAA